Proteins found in one Toxotes jaculatrix isolate fToxJac2 chromosome 18, fToxJac2.pri, whole genome shotgun sequence genomic segment:
- the tmub2 gene encoding transmembrane and ubiquitin-like domain-containing protein 2, with protein MAVCALTMLDGMEEEVTAAGGMLLLVLALVLAWLSTHVADRGDHILGTILTVGAHASLIGLGGHDSYGGGSPSADTPEQQTPPPSQENKPDDGEPGTERGEGEGAEGVRTDLLLDIQSKQPQAGGLHTSDEDDDEVDEEEDEEEELEMEDKKVIKSVPVLTSTISPTTTTTISVRLKFLNDTEEVAVVEPQDTVGVLKSKYFSGREHQIKLIYQGQLLQDPKKTLLSLNITHNSVIHCHITQALHEASPEEGAQSGAGAGVGSGVSGGFRAAGVAISTSSLVVPVFVVVLAVVWYFRINYRQFFTAPATISLVGVTVFFSFLIFGMHSR; from the exons ATGGCAGTGTGTGCACTGACCATGTTGGatgggatggaggaggaggtgacagCGGCAGGTGGCATGTTGCTGCTGGTCCTGGCCCTCGTCTTGGCTTGGCTCTCCACTCACGTGGCCGATCGGGGCGACCACATACTGGGCACCATCCTCACCGTGGGAGCTCATGCCTCCCTGATCGGACTGGGAGGCCACGACAGTTACGGCGGAGGGTCTCCCAGCGCCGACACCCCTGAGCAGCAGACCCCTCCACCTTCGCAGGAGAACAAGCCGGATGACGGGGAGCCGGGGActgagaggggagagggggagggagcgGAGGGGGTTAGGACAGATCTGCTGCTGGACATTCAGAGCAAACAACCACAGGCTGGAGGATTACATACTtctgatgaggatgatgatgaagttgatgaggaggaggatgaagaggaggagctggagatggAAGATAAAAAGGTTATAAAGTCTGTTCCAGTTTTGACCAGTACCATTTCcccgaccaccaccaccaccatttcTGTTCGACTTAAGTTTTTAAATGACACAGAAGAGGTGGCTGTAGTAGAACCACAGGATACAGTGGGAGTGCTGAAAAG TAAATACTTCTCAGGTCGGGAGCATCAGATAAAGCTGATCTACCAAggccagctgctgcaggatcCCAAGAAGACTCTGTTATCCCTAAACATCACACACAATAGCGTGATCCACTGCCACATCACCCAGGCTCTACACGAAGCCAGTCCGGAGGAAGGGGCTCAGTCCGGGGCGGGAGCAGGAGTCGGGTCTGGGGTCTCTGGAGGATTCAGAGCTGCAGGTGTGGCCATCAGCACCAGCAGCCTGGTGGTGCCCGTGTTCGTGGTGGTACTGGCTGTGGTGTGGTACTTCCGCATCAACTACAGGCAGTTCTTCACAGCCCCTGCGACCATCTCCCTCGTGGGAGTCACTGTGTTCTTCAGCTTTCTGATTTTTGGGATGCACAGCCGCTGA
- the asb16 gene encoding ankyrin repeat and SOCS box protein 16 isoform X1 yields MSKDTFPFTSTSLRSLRLEQELQEWEDARRALAQRRALTRAPLPPAPRPPPRQQQRLQEVRAPPPQVRCRDTAVHNTFMCGDMKGVYAVLKDPAMVNALMETVHEEMVWAPEMGMWTLSSKVKQTSALRLAASRGHTGCVEELLFRGAEVNADPGGNTALHDACTGGHAVCVRLLLSHGADPEMLAADGSAPLHLCTSAQSFQCAELLLEGGAEVNVRMRESRLTPLHVAARRGLEEHVELFLSQGADVLATNREGETPLNAACSGAERPSESGRYLRVVQMLLDAGADPRTAGRKQHTPLHNACANCSSRIADVLLQHGAKADVANCAGYTPMDCLLQVVEDYPDQQPEAIARSLLNHGAKTVSPKMLKQCVLSPATLEVMLNSYSSVPPCEWMDSLSAEINEEHRPFFDLVRQLRGQPRSLQHLCRCALRLHLGARCYSAVSKLDIPSSVRDYLLLCNDGTLQ; encoded by the exons ATGTCAAAGGACACATTTCCTTTCACCTCTACCTCACTGCGCTCTCTGAGACTGGAGCAGGAGCTTCAGGAGTGGGAGGATGCTCGGCGAGCACTGGCCCAGAGGAGAGCCCTGACCAGGGCCCCGCTGCCCCCAGCCCCCAGGCCTCCTCccaggcagcagcagcggctCCAGGAGGTTCGGGCCCCTCCACCCCAGGTCAGGTGCAGAGACACAGCTGTCCACAATACCTTCATGTGTGGAGACATGAAAGGAGTGTATGCGGTGCTGAAGGACCCAGCGATGGTCAACGCTCTGATGGAGACAGTGCATGAGGAGATGGTGTGGGCTCCAGAGATGG GCATGTGGACACTGAGCTCCAAGGTAAAGCAAACCTCAGCATTACGTCTGGCTGCCAGCAGAGGGCACACAGGATgtgtggaggagctgctgttCCGTGGAGCCGAGGTGAACGCCGACCCTGGAGGCAACACCGCCCTCCACGACGCCTGCACAGGCGGGCATGCTGTCTGCGTCAGGCTGCTGCTTTCTCATGGAGCTGATCCTGAAATGCTGGCTGCAGACGGCAGCGCTCCTCTTCACCTCTGCACCTCCGCCCAGTCATTCCA GTGTGCTGAGCTGCTGTTGGAGGGAGGTGCAGAGGTCAATGTGAGGATGAGGGAGTCAAGGCTCACACCTCTGCATGTGGCAGCTCGGCGAGGCCTGGAGGAGCACGTGGAGCTGTTCCTGAGCCAAGGGGCAGATGTGCTGGCCACAAATCGAGAGGGGGAGACCCCTCTGAACGCCGCATGCTCCGGAGCCGAGAGGCCGTCTGAGTCTGGCCGCTACCTCCGCGTGGTTCAAATGCTGCTGGATGCAGGAGCTGACCCCAGAACTGCAGGCAGGAAGCAGCACACCCCTCTGCACAACGCCTGTGCAAACTGCTCCTCCAGGATTGCAGACGTCCTCTTGCAGCATGGAGCGAAGGCTGATGTCGCAAACTGTGCAGGATACACACCAATGGACTGTCTGTTGCAG GTGGTGGAAGATTACCCGGACCAGCAGCCTGAAGCTATAGCACGATCACTTCTGAACCACGGAGCCAAGACTGTTTCACCAAAG ATGCTGAAGCAGTGCGTCCTCTCTCCTGCCACTCTGGAGGTGATGCTGAACTCGTACTCATCTGTCCCTCCCTGTGAATGGATGGACTCTCTGTCTGCTGAGATAAACGAG GAGCACCGGCCTTTCTTCGACTTGGTGCGTCAGCTGAGAGGTCAGCCTCGCTCTCTGCAGCATCTCTGCCGATGTGCTTTGCGCCTGCATCTCGGGGCCCGGTGTTACTCAGCAGTCAGTAAACTGGACATTCCCAGCTCTGTGAGGGATTATCTGCTGCTGTGCAACGACGGGACGCTGCAGTGA
- the asb16 gene encoding ankyrin repeat and SOCS box protein 16 isoform X2 — translation MSKDTFPFTSTSLRSLRLEQELQEWEDARRALAQRRALTRAPLPPAPRPPPRQQQRLQEVRAPPPQVRCRDTAVHNTFMCGDMKGVYAVLKDPAMVNALMETVHEEMVWAPEMGMWTLSSKVKQTSALRLAASRGHTGCVEELLFRGAEVNADPGGNTALHDACTGGHAVCVRLLLSHGADPEMLAADGSAPLHLCTSAQSFQCAELLLEGGAEVNVRMRESRLTPLHVAARRGLEEHVELFLSQGADVLATNREGETPLNAACSGAERPSESGRYLRVVQMLLDAGADPRTAGRKQHTPLHNACANCSSRIADVLLQHGAKADVANCAGYTPMDCLLQVVEDYPDQQPEAIARSLLNHGAKTVSPKNIKER, via the exons ATGTCAAAGGACACATTTCCTTTCACCTCTACCTCACTGCGCTCTCTGAGACTGGAGCAGGAGCTTCAGGAGTGGGAGGATGCTCGGCGAGCACTGGCCCAGAGGAGAGCCCTGACCAGGGCCCCGCTGCCCCCAGCCCCCAGGCCTCCTCccaggcagcagcagcggctCCAGGAGGTTCGGGCCCCTCCACCCCAGGTCAGGTGCAGAGACACAGCTGTCCACAATACCTTCATGTGTGGAGACATGAAAGGAGTGTATGCGGTGCTGAAGGACCCAGCGATGGTCAACGCTCTGATGGAGACAGTGCATGAGGAGATGGTGTGGGCTCCAGAGATGG GCATGTGGACACTGAGCTCCAAGGTAAAGCAAACCTCAGCATTACGTCTGGCTGCCAGCAGAGGGCACACAGGATgtgtggaggagctgctgttCCGTGGAGCCGAGGTGAACGCCGACCCTGGAGGCAACACCGCCCTCCACGACGCCTGCACAGGCGGGCATGCTGTCTGCGTCAGGCTGCTGCTTTCTCATGGAGCTGATCCTGAAATGCTGGCTGCAGACGGCAGCGCTCCTCTTCACCTCTGCACCTCCGCCCAGTCATTCCA GTGTGCTGAGCTGCTGTTGGAGGGAGGTGCAGAGGTCAATGTGAGGATGAGGGAGTCAAGGCTCACACCTCTGCATGTGGCAGCTCGGCGAGGCCTGGAGGAGCACGTGGAGCTGTTCCTGAGCCAAGGGGCAGATGTGCTGGCCACAAATCGAGAGGGGGAGACCCCTCTGAACGCCGCATGCTCCGGAGCCGAGAGGCCGTCTGAGTCTGGCCGCTACCTCCGCGTGGTTCAAATGCTGCTGGATGCAGGAGCTGACCCCAGAACTGCAGGCAGGAAGCAGCACACCCCTCTGCACAACGCCTGTGCAAACTGCTCCTCCAGGATTGCAGACGTCCTCTTGCAGCATGGAGCGAAGGCTGATGTCGCAAACTGTGCAGGATACACACCAATGGACTGTCTGTTGCAG GTGGTGGAAGATTACCCGGACCAGCAGCCTGAAGCTATAGCACGATCACTTCTGAACCACGGAGCCAAGACTGTTTCACCAAAG AATATAaaagaaagatag